The segment aaaggtggcttgatcgagagtgttcttagctataatccaagaaaatcggttcagccgtttgaaagttagcagctcttttttagttactgtatttgtatttatttattcttcgtttcagacttataaaagcacttacgaaagtcacaatacactgaaaaaataagtctaccaaataagtaggatctaaataatatcaaaataacaatagtaacaatagtaaaccAAATTTCTAATATTACAggtacacaagtaggtacataatttttagcTTAACTCGTTGAATAGTTTGTGCAGGGCTACATTTTCCATGCGTTTTTATCATCTATATAATCATTAAtcttataattactttttttaattaaaatttcttttattttacttttgaattgcCTGTCAGAAAGATCGATTAtacctacacttgtcgggggtgttgggGTACACTTGTTCAGTAAAGTAATCGCCTATaatgggaattttcaaaaactaatgctTCCTACGTGGTACTAACTttacgtaggtacgtacttatGGACTTTTTACGTAGAAAACTTTGTATTATTAACACATCAATCTGGCAcatctacttacttaaaataccTAGCTCTTCTATGTTTTATTATCACTATAGTCTTTACCTACTTTCCCAACACGCGCAACAAGCTTCTGTTCATAGAATAATCCTCATCAAGTATTAAGTATCATATCTATGTTTCATACTTTTGTGCTAGATATTTACGTAAGTATTAAAGTCTATTCATTTCGATTATTTTATTGGCATCTGcgtataataggtacctaattgtgatttttttaaatagttatttatctTTCTTATATACACACTTCACGGTATGAAGCACCTGTCACATCAGTATTAAATATCCATTCTATGTCCATAGCCCCTCGATGGTCGCAATAAGTTAATTGTAATCGCCCATACAATACAGTTATTGATATCGTTaagtatttatatatattaagtcttggttttattttgttacttattatttatctttactATTTGCAATAAGCTTTTGTTCATAAAACAATTATGTACCCATGTTTCTCATTTCTGTGGTTTTTACCTAATTCTTAAACAGCGAGTAGGTCCATTTCGGTTCTTTACGTTGACTGCCCTAATTATTTACGTTTTATATCCTCACATTAAAAATACTCAGGTATTTATCTTCGCTGTATTTTCCATATGAAGCAACTGTCACATCTGCATTAACTATATTCTGATCTATGCCCATAACCCCTCGATGGTTGCAATAAGTTAATTGTAATCGCAAGGGCGCGGGGTACCGCCCATACCATACAGTTATTGATATCGTTAAGTACGGTTTTGTTTTAGGGCCACTTATTATCTTTATGGCCGAGAGCGGTTAATGATTTTAGGTAGGAAATTAAGTCTACGTAGAAGATATAAGAAAAGAAGGGGAGACCGGGGCAAGACAAGCCCGAGATAACCATTATCAAGTTTGTATACAAAATACTCGCTtttacccgcaacttcgtccacgtgataTAATGTACAGcctactagctgattcccgtaacttcgtccgtgtggatgtaggtttttaaaaatcccgctttgattttccgggacaaaaagtagccgatgtcattctccaggtctttaactattacACCAATTATCTATGCAAAAACACGTCAATTCATTGCtctgttgcaacgtgattgaaggacaaaccaaaaaccaacaaacaatttctttcgcatttataatatgggtagtgatgggtagtgatagtAGGTATCTGGGGATAATGTAGcataaaagaattttcagaatcagatCACAACCTTACTTCCGGAATAATGcgattttgaatgaaatcgATCGAAATTCGAAATAAGTATCTACTGGCAACGAATATTGTTTTTAGATTTCCTGCCAGTTTATTACTTACACACAAAATTAATATGAGCttttctcagacctgggcgcgttaggaactcttggattttgaGTTTGAACAATTTGGTACTTACAGCTATAATTAGAaacatacctacgagtattaaACCAAAAGTAAACAGACgcgaataaataatgaaatggaTCAGAGGAGCAGATCAGAATAAAATTGTGTTATAATTGAGTTAGTTTGGGGGAACAGTTCATCAATGGACTGCGCTTGACAAATTAAAAAGAGGGTGCGTTAGTTCTGTTGCGAGATAATAATTGTTGAGACTAGTTCATCCCGCCCCGATCTACTCGCTTTCCTAAATTCTCAGCCAAAAAATAACAGTTCTGTAATCTGGCGGTGGTAACCTTTTCcattaatgaaaaattaaattatattaggtatccTTCACCGTCGATACAGAATGGAGTAAAACGgcaataaaaaaagattccgacgaattgaaaacctcctccttttttggaagtcggttaaaaagtacgCTGATAACCTTTATATGAAATCGGCTctaaacctaaaaaaataaaaaccctaGCACAcgatcactacccatattataaatgcgaaagtgtgtttgtttgctgatttattggtttgtccttcaatcacgacaCTACAGTGCgtcggatcgacgtaattttttgcatggataacctatagttttaaaaacctggagagtggaTTAGGCTACTttatgtcccggaaaatcaaatagttcctacgggattttaaaaaactcgtGTCGAAGTCGTGGTAGTTTTCTATAATATCTTAGTCAACCTAGCTTAACATgctaagtaggtagtagttatGGTCTAtctaactttaaaacaaaacttcctaaaatgtaatcaattatgctgattatttattgtttattaagttatgtattattaattttatgtattattaattatgtattattaattatgtttatTAGAAGTAGTTATAGTGTATGGGTAGCATAAAGttaagagcgccacctcgccaacaaactggcccagcagtttggcgagatataaaatgttaaagagaggtaaaattagtgtgaaaaaaaaatttaaaaaaaaatgcacttAAGTAGATTGCAGTTTCTAAAATCAACCGacttaataaaatctttaaggtcccttatatttacctactaagtctttgatattaaaattattatcagaaaTCCATTAATTGATACGTTGTATTGCATTCcgcctaggtaggtacttaaaaatgAGTAGCTACTTATAATTAGAATGGTCCTATTGAAACTCGTTTTAATACTTTCAGTGTGGTTTGATCAGTTCGATTTTAATCAACGCTATGACGCGGGTATTAATGAGCAAAATGACAACAATATTACCGACTATGATAAAGGGAGTGCTACGTTTTAATTATTCACGTCCTCTCGTGGTGCGTTTAAGTTTAACTTCACGCTTGCGATTTGTTGGGCGACAAAAAGTTGATACACAACATGGCACTGAAGCTACGCGCGAAAATTATTTAGTGAATGGTCACGGCTTTGGCACCTCTGTcctttacttaattttatgaGAACTCTTAGACTGAGatctattatttattcatgtaagTACCAATAACTTAAACATGTAAAAAGTACAAAGGACTACTTATCTGCACTGGAGAGATTTCTTTCAGCAGCCCTAAAAATTTGTGAGAAAATTAAATTGTGATAATGCTGAGTAGGTACTGcgatttttacataatattatatctagtaTATATAACAGTAGTATCGAGCATTTtataggatgcaagctacctgtgCACCCGATTTGGTCTAAATCTGCTGAAcggataggctgtgaaaagttagcagatatAGATACAGTCAAACAGATAATAATTTActatcgtatttataatattagtatggataatgaatgatgatgatggttataATTTTCTTGTAGTGCAGCACTTACTATATACCTAATGTTGATAAtattgttatggaagagcggtgTCTCCTGGTACTTAGTAGTTCTCCTACTCACAAAAGGAGGcttcacttttatttttgacgtgacaacgtcttataattcgatagagccggctgcacgcacgaaaaaacatgactcatgcggcgttacctcgctctgaggcgttccatgtaaggcttgaagtgcaagcgggagcgcggaacgagcgacaaagaagcacaatcggcctttgttgtcacgttcaactatcgtcagtaaaccgactttacagacaaccaactTTTTACTTAACTTTATGTCGTACGACTAGTCGCTAGTGTGTATGCAGATATAATGATACGACAATAATGAGCCGATGAGTGTAATTAAAACTAATTATATGTGGATCTACGTGTAATTAAATTGCCGCGTATTTTGGTTGTGTTCTGTGACAGAGATTATTGCGAATGGCCATTTTGATATTAGCGATTgatttaaatatgtatgtatttatttcatttttaggtataagtaggtaggttttttatttggatCTTTTTCAGGGAcggctgtccgtccgtcagtagTGTAATACTTAGGTATGTAGGTTGTTTACATGTTGAATTAGAACAAAAGGTGATGCAAAATTAtgtaggttagattaagaaatataatttaaatttagcaTGTAAGATTTCGATATAATTACTGTTTAGTCCATAaagagtcgatcataagcctgCACCAAATAAAGACGTGTACTACAAAGCCGTCGTCCATCATTTAATCCACCaacaagtttaatatttcagtATGTCtttctgtcagcgggctgtatctcatgaaccgtaatctgtagagagttgaaattttccctCCCTCTCATTCTcaggagactcgtactcagtagtgggccgccgAAATCAACCTAATAAATCAATAACCCAAATTCTCAtactcagtaggtacctacccgtaGTCATATAAAATGGCAGCGATCCCACGTAAAGAACCGATCACTGTAGAGCTGCAATCCACATGAATTATTTCACAAACTAAACCaaaccaaaagagtatgggtttaatgaaaactgccataccccaggttagcccacttccatcttagactgcatcatcacttaccaccaagtgagatcgcacTTTAGAGCTAACTCGtgtctgaattaaaaaaaacaaaagctcTCATTTCAGTatggtacagtcagcaacaaagctaagttTGCTACGGCCAGTataagcgactatggacgggttCAAACCTTGCTTTATTGCTGACTGTATAtgcctctccgtcactcgcttcatacaaacgtagttccaatttcatttgtatattaagcaaccaaagtccatgaaattttgcaatattattctagaaactcatatctatgtctgtggttttccagatttcgcggtttttcaaagttacgcggtgtTAACGTACAAATctatgagcccctgtaattttaaaactacatatttttagaaaaatctaaaacaccacagacacagatattagtttctagaatatgtctgcaaaatttcatggagtttagttgcttaatatttaaatgaaattggaactacgattgtatgaagcgagtgacggagagagccctgttaagtatccGCAGTCATATAAAATCACGGCAGCGCGCTCACGTTCACGTACGGAACCGATCACTGTAGAACTGAAATCCGCATGAATATTTCACAAGGTATTGGTGTACCGTGCGTGATGCCCATCGACAATTTTTGTCGAGACGAATATTTGATTCCGAACCCTATACCACGTAGCCGTTCTTggttgtatcacactaatattataaaagcgaaagtttgtatgtgtgtgtgtgtgtgtgtgtgtgtgtgtgtgtgtgtgtatgtttgttactccttcacgcaaaaactacttgacggatttggctgaaatttggaatggagatagataatatcctggattagcacataggctactttttatcctggaaaatcaaagagttcccacgggatttcgaaaaacctaaatccacgcgggcgaagtcgcgggcatcggctagtcactAATATttgataatccatactaatattatacatacaaaAGTATTGATAAGTTAAACGGATATAGGCTAGATAGAGACTAAACTTTATTGCATACAAAACATGTAATAAccaatataaaataaagaaactaaataataaaaacaattgtattcaaaggcggccttattgctcagagcatcTCCACCAGGAAAGAAGACACTAggagtgttggatagtacttaCACGCAATACTCAAAATCTTatttagtacctaatattatttatatagtacaatatattatgtaaaaattaattaaattataattatattatacataataattatttatttcaatcatacatacataactagttttttttacagaaaatcaaagagttcctacgggattctatCCATGAAATAAAAATGCTTATGCTAAACTTTTTTACATCAGTTATAATGACAAGCTTAAGCTAGAATTTACCAACTTAAATGATTACAgggatgattaattattatgatagttgGAATTctaaccactgcgccagagggGTGAAATAAAGGTGTATTACAAAGGTAGGCTTCCTAATATATTTGCTTGGATATCATTTTTATGACATCCTCCTTTTACACTCGGACTGTGAGCTCTTGATACTTTTAATATAATCTACGGACTTGGAAAATTAGTGAAAACGACACAAAAGCACTGCAGCATTGAAATAACTATTTCCTTGGCATAGTGGTGAATCAGAACTTGGTAGATCCCGGAAAGGCCAAGTTTATACTTTCTTAATTtctataaattcaaattcaaaatatttttattcaattagacttttacaagttcttttgaatcgtcaaaagcatctaccactggttcggaatgcctttcctaccgagaagaaccagcaagaaactcggcggttgctcttttcaaagattataAATTGACTTTGGTCTTGTTTGGGGGGTGGATTTGGTTGCTGCTAGCCATCAACCTACTGAAAAAGACTtggcgccaagcgatttagtgatTTCCTGGATGCCACAGTATAAAGAGAGCTAAAGTATAGTCGACGCCTTTGATCTTGTGGTAAATGACAACTAGGACGACCCTATAACATACTAATTAAGGTCTCAATTAGGCCATTTTGGGTCACTCCTTCATCCCGCACTTACCGCGCTACCTATTTGTACTCTATTAGTATTTTTGTACATTAGTTTGTTTTTTGGACGAATAAATGATATTTATGAACTTATTTActaaccaaaaagaggggtgttataagtttgacgtgtgtatctgtgtatctgtctgtggcatcgtagctcctaaactaatgaaccgattttaatttagttttttttgtttgacaggtggcttgatcgagagtgttcttagctataatccaagaaaatcggttcagccgtttgaaagttatcagctcttttgtagttactgtaaccttcacttgtgggggtgttataaatttttaatttaagtacacttgtttataaaataaattgaattcgTATTCCAACTACCAAAACCTATTGGTCGATGAATGGCAGGCAAGTATCAAAACTACCCGTGCGGCTACACATAGTAAGAGTAAACGTGCTCGGTATACAAACGGCACTAGCATTGTTATTTGGCGGGACATTTACGACGTCGGGAGGCCATTGCTTACGCTCCGAGTTGTACGATTACGGACCTAATGCGGTAAAGTGTGCTTTACAACACTAGTAAGTATATGTAACCTACTATTATAGATATGTACACATCCCATAATGTTCAATGTCGGTTGCGAATCGGAAGtggcacatagttcgaacaagtgtaaattataatttataacacccccgacaagtaaaggttacagtaactaaaaaagtgctgataaatttcaaacggctgaaccgattttcatggtttatagctaagaacactctcgatcaagcccacctttcaaaaaaaaaaactaaattaaggtATGATTCCGAACCACGCTGCACGCAGCAGTGCTGCCGCAACAGTGCTGTCGCGGCACTACTGGTCCCCATACAATCTCTATAAGCTTATATGAGATTACATTCCGAGCTAGGCAGCAAAGTCGCGGCGGCAATGTAGCGGCAGCACTGCTGCGCGTCAGTGTCGCCCTGCCGCCGCGACAGACCAGTAGTGACGCGTCTGCCGCCGCAGcgagagtacctacctacgtgtaTGTTGACATCAAAAGGATGAATTTCTCTGATTCAGAAGAGGAACAGTTAATTAACTATGTGACTTTATATCCAGCCCTTTACGATAGCAGTCATACTAATTAtcgtaataatttaataaaagaaaatatctgGAAGGACATATCgaagaaaatcaataaaacaAGTGAGTAAATGTTCTTatcaactttattttaatttcatgatTACATACATGCCTACTAATTACagttatataggtatattttttttcaatgaaaaaatTGAACCGACTTCAATTAATAACAAATagttaatacaataaaaaacaaaatttaaatagcTAAACTAAAATAAGTTTATGAATACTCTTACTCTTATTGTTTGGCAAGAGTAGAAAATgattagtacctatctacagtACTCacatcagtaggtacttacatttttaaagttgttttatttttccattGTTAGTGTACATATAGGTAGATAAGTAGTGGAATTTTTTGGCCTACACACCTTTTTAGAAAAGAATATCCGTAAcacagaaaaaagaaaaacacaaaaaatactgTTGAATTgataacctcctccttttttagaagtcggttaaaaatgtattttgcttgtaatatattatattcgaCTAATTGCTGCATCTTGCCATGAAACTGAACCGTTCTCAGTAacgaaaaaatcttttaatttgtCTCTGACTTCGAATCCATTGCTATTCGAAAACCCGCCCGAAGCCACTAAACCTATCATGTTTCGGTCAGGGAGATTGTCACTATTTGTTTGATAATGTGGAATGCTATTTTCTTCGAGGTAACCATCTCTAAGTAAATTGTGCAAACAACAAGCTGTTAGTATCAGGTCATCAACCACCTCTGTCGATATACCGATAGGCGaatagaaaactctgaaaacttGACTTAAAAGACCAAAAGCATTTTCTGTCACCCTCCGAGCTCTACATAGTCTATAGTTATAAATTTCTTTGTCTCTAGACAATCTCGCTGTTCTTCTTGGGTATGGCTTCATCATAAAGCTACTAAGAGCAAACGCCTCGTCTCCAATTAAAAAGTGGGGTAGAGTTACATTCGTTCCAGGCAAATTCTTAGGAGGTGGAATATGAAATCTCTCATTTGCTATGTCATTGCCTATTCTTGACTTTTGAAAAATGCCATTGTCAGATTCTTTGCCGTAAGCACCTACATCAACGGCtataaatttgtaatttgcATCCACAATAGCCAACAAGACAACTGAAAAGTAatctttataattaaaaaagagGGATCCACTATTTTTTGGAGCTTTGATACGAACATGTTTGCCATCTATTCCTCCAACGCAATTAGGTATATTCCATTTATGCCAAAAACATGTTTCAACGACTGTAAAGTCGTTTTCCTCCAGAGGCTTCATTAGGAGAGGTACTAATTCTTGCCTCAAAACTTTCAATACATGTTTCACGATACGTGATATATAGCCCTCAGATATACGGTATGAATACGATAAAGATCTGAAACTTTCACCGGTGGCCATGAACCTGTAAAAATCATAATActattttcatatttataataataatgatttaacAAAGTGAGGGATATGATGAAATCCTTTACTCATTTTGTTTAGGTATTTAACTAAACTTTTAATCTCGATgtgttgtttttctttttaatttttaaagctcaGTAAATAAAATGCAGCTAAAAACCAATCTAAATAGGTACAACAAGAGTTTAGGCAGTAGTTTAATTGTTAGAAATGTtttttgcataaaaaaaaaacatcaagattgttttacctttatttaaatatctaaacAATACTAGTATAGTTTGATGTAGTTATGTATTTAGGTCCGTACGATACACCACACACATCCAGAAAAACATACCTCACTCAAGTTCTTGGTTTTAGGTGATGACTGcaagaaaaaatggaaaatgaTACGCGATTCCTATACAagatatagaaaaaaaaataaggcgGGTACTGGGTCAGCCGCAGCAAAAAACGCAAAAGACAAAAGGTACAAACAGTTGTCGTTCCTAGACAATATTCCCGAACACAGATCGGGCGGTACAAATATAATAGCCTCACCTTCGAATGTCACTGATAATGAGGATAGTG is part of the Maniola jurtina chromosome 24, ilManJurt1.1, whole genome shotgun sequence genome and harbors:
- the LOC123877865 gene encoding protein ALP1-like encodes the protein MSIDDQLLFILLEEEEDDDDLLLLYANSKRKATDSFYKSRQQEGCYKSLIKNHLISDEEKFREYCRLNKEQFSFIHSLIADKIEAKVSRKEVINAEEKLFITLRFMATGESFRSLSYSYRISEGYISRIVKHVLKVLRQELVPLLMKPLEENDFTVVETCFWHKWNIPNCVGGIDGKHVRIKAPKNSGSLFFNYKDYFSVVLLAIVDANYKFIAVDVGAYGKESDNGIFQKSRIGNDIANERFHIPPPKNLPGTNVTLPHFLIGDEAFALSSFMMKPYPRRTARLSRDKEIYNYRLCRARRVTENAFGLLSQVFRVFYSPIGISTEVVDDLILTACCLHNLLRDGYLEENSIPHYQTNSDNLPDRNMIGLVASGGFSNSNGFEVRDKLKDFFVTENGSVSWQDAAISRI